A window of the Chthoniobacterales bacterium genome harbors these coding sequences:
- the cmk gene encoding (d)CMP kinase: MDARDSTVVIAMDGPAASGKSTVARELARRLGYRFFNSGDLYRAMTRGCLRQGVDCRDARAVALASENVQIDIAADDHQYFPIITGEDARPYLRGENVNANVSHVSAVPEVRSVITDTIRKHAQGRQTVIEGRDIGSAVFPETPFKFYIDASPEVRQQRRRNEGQTEEIARRDSIDSTRSTAPLSVAPGAVVIDTSDLAVAGVVAAILGKLREMGLPAASALCSNE, from the coding sequence ATGGACGCGCGTGACTCGACGGTCGTAATCGCCATGGACGGTCCTGCTGCTTCGGGTAAGAGCACGGTGGCACGGGAATTGGCGCGCCGGCTAGGTTACAGGTTTTTCAACTCGGGGGATCTTTACCGGGCCATGACGCGGGGCTGCCTTCGCCAAGGCGTGGATTGCCGCGATGCACGCGCGGTCGCGTTGGCCTCGGAAAATGTGCAAATCGACATCGCCGCGGATGATCACCAGTATTTTCCGATAATCACCGGCGAGGACGCGCGCCCGTATCTGCGCGGCGAGAATGTCAACGCAAACGTATCGCACGTCTCGGCGGTTCCCGAAGTGCGTTCGGTCATCACGGATACCATCCGGAAGCATGCGCAAGGCCGTCAAACCGTGATCGAGGGTCGTGACATCGGATCAGCTGTCTTTCCCGAAACTCCGTTCAAGTTTTACATTGATGCGAGCCCCGAAGTGCGCCAGCAGCGGCGCCGCAACGAGGGACAGACGGAGGAAATCGCCCGCCGCGACAGCATCGATTCGACGCGCAGCACCGCACCGCTGAGCGTTGCGCCCGGGGCGGTTGTCATCGACACGTCCGATCTCGCGGTGGCGGGCGTGGTTGCAGCGATACTCGGCAAACTCCGCGAAATGGGACTGCCGGCCGCAAGTGCTTTATGCAGCAACGAATGA
- the aroA gene encoding 3-phosphoshikimate 1-carboxyvinyltransferase: protein MTLRVHRAPPIKAAISVPPDKSMSHRAAMLAAISDGSCTVRNFLMGEDCLGTIRVLRQLGVAITDAGPGEFLIRGCRGSFTAPEGDLDCGNSGTTMRLMSGLLAAQPFSARLIGDDSLSRRPMKRIMGPLGLMGGNLRTEGPGDCPPLVVDGNPALRGIEYSLPVASAQVKSAVLLAGLFASGKTTVIEPVATRDHTERMLNHFGVTVHREGNRITVSGGCFPKARDFTVPGDVSSAAFWFVAAAAQPGARLCVRDLGLNPTRTGVLGVLLRMGARIREEHRSQGPGEPSGLVEITGSPLKGTIIVGKEIPNVIDELPVLAVAGALASGTTIIRDAAELRVKESDRLAVVAHHLQAMGADVTEHKDGLEIRGGKPLRGATLPSHGDHRIAMAFAIAGLFADGETVIEDTACVETSYPGFERQLREVVDGRA, encoded by the coding sequence ATGACTTTAAGAGTCCATCGTGCGCCGCCCATCAAAGCGGCCATCAGTGTGCCGCCCGACAAAAGCATGTCGCATCGCGCAGCCATGTTGGCGGCGATCTCCGACGGCTCTTGCACCGTGCGGAATTTTCTCATGGGTGAGGATTGTCTCGGAACAATCCGCGTCCTTCGGCAACTCGGTGTCGCGATCACGGATGCGGGGCCGGGCGAGTTTTTGATCCGCGGATGCCGCGGCAGCTTCACCGCTCCTGAAGGCGATCTGGATTGCGGAAACTCCGGAACCACGATGCGACTGATGTCCGGTTTGCTCGCTGCGCAGCCATTCAGTGCCAGGCTCATCGGCGATGATTCGCTCTCTCGCCGTCCCATGAAGCGTATCATGGGGCCGCTTGGCCTCATGGGCGGCAACCTTCGGACGGAGGGACCGGGGGATTGCCCTCCCTTGGTTGTTGATGGGAACCCCGCGTTGCGAGGCATCGAATACTCGTTGCCGGTTGCAAGTGCCCAAGTGAAGAGCGCGGTTCTGCTCGCCGGATTGTTTGCCTCGGGAAAAACAACGGTGATCGAGCCGGTCGCAACGCGAGATCACACCGAGCGCATGCTTAACCATTTCGGCGTTACGGTTCACCGAGAAGGAAATCGCATCACGGTGTCCGGCGGCTGCTTTCCCAAGGCCCGCGATTTCACCGTTCCGGGCGATGTTTCTAGCGCGGCTTTTTGGTTTGTTGCCGCCGCGGCGCAACCGGGGGCGCGCTTGTGCGTGCGTGACTTGGGTCTCAATCCGACGCGCACGGGTGTTCTCGGCGTTCTTTTGCGCATGGGGGCGCGAATCCGGGAAGAGCACAGGAGCCAGGGACCCGGCGAACCATCCGGCCTTGTCGAAATCACCGGCAGTCCGCTCAAGGGGACAATCATCGTAGGAAAAGAAATACCCAATGTCATCGACGAGCTGCCGGTGCTTGCGGTGGCGGGTGCGCTGGCATCGGGCACGACCATTATCCGCGACGCCGCGGAACTGCGCGTCAAAGAGTCCGACCGTCTTGCCGTGGTGGCGCATCATCTGCAAGCGATGGGAGCCGATGTCACTGAACACAAAGACGGACTCGAGATCCGCGGTGGCAAACCGTTGCGTGGAGCGACGCTTCCGAGCCATGGGGACCATCGGATTGCCATGGCGTTTGCCATTGCGGGACTTTTTGCGGACGGCGAGACGGTGATCGAAGATACTGCCTGCGTCGAAACATCGTATCCGGGATTCGAACGGCAACTACGGGAGGTTGTTGATGGACGCGCGTGA
- the lhgO gene encoding L-2-hydroxyglutarate oxidase: protein MKSPLIIGGGLVGLGTAWQLLRSGRVPALTLLEKEARVGSHQSTHNSGVLHAGLYYKPGSLKARLAVEGIREMTAYCREKNVPHEICGKVVVAVDEAEVARLRELEARGKANGLAGLRWLDRDGLQALEPHAAGVAALHVPEEGIVDYAAVCEALHADITAMNGRVVTGARVASLRETTDGWVAATTVAGEFTGDFLINCAGLQSDRVCRLAGVDPRDRIVPFRGEYYKLRPEATRLVQNLIYPVPDPKFPFLGVHFTRLIHGGVEAGPNAVLAFAREAYRKTQFDLRDMADALAFPGLWKFLARHPRMAWDEGIRSLSKKLFCKSLQRLVPGLREDDLAPGGAGVRAQAISQDGELVQDFRLLKGVRALHVVNAPSPAATASLAIGREVAARIGLS from the coding sequence GTGAAAAGTCCTTTGATCATCGGCGGCGGCCTGGTCGGCCTCGGCACGGCGTGGCAGCTGCTCCGCTCCGGACGCGTGCCTGCTCTCACGTTGTTGGAAAAGGAGGCGCGTGTCGGTTCGCACCAGAGCACGCACAACAGCGGGGTTCTCCACGCGGGGCTCTACTACAAACCCGGCTCGCTCAAGGCGCGGCTTGCGGTCGAGGGCATCCGCGAAATGACCGCTTACTGCCGGGAGAAAAATGTTCCGCACGAAATCTGCGGCAAGGTGGTGGTCGCCGTGGATGAAGCCGAAGTGGCGCGACTGCGCGAACTCGAGGCCCGCGGCAAGGCCAACGGTCTGGCCGGCCTGCGTTGGTTGGACCGCGACGGACTCCAAGCCCTCGAACCCCACGCCGCCGGAGTGGCCGCGCTCCACGTTCCCGAGGAAGGCATTGTCGATTACGCGGCCGTTTGCGAGGCATTGCACGCCGACATTACGGCGATGAATGGGCGTGTCGTCACAGGCGCCCGAGTCGCCAGCCTTCGCGAGACCACGGACGGATGGGTTGCTGCGACGACAGTTGCCGGCGAGTTCACCGGTGATTTCCTCATCAACTGTGCCGGACTGCAAAGCGACCGCGTGTGCCGGCTGGCAGGCGTGGACCCGCGGGACCGCATCGTTCCTTTCCGCGGCGAATACTACAAATTGCGGCCGGAGGCCACGCGGCTCGTGCAGAATCTTATTTACCCCGTTCCGGATCCCAAATTTCCTTTCCTCGGCGTGCACTTCACGCGTTTGATCCACGGAGGCGTCGAGGCCGGCCCCAACGCGGTTCTTGCGTTTGCGCGCGAGGCCTACCGCAAAACCCAGTTCGATCTCCGCGACATGGCGGATGCGCTGGCTTTCCCCGGACTCTGGAAGTTTCTTGCCCGCCATCCGCGCATGGCATGGGACGAAGGAATCCGGTCGTTGAGCAAAAAACTGTTTTGTAAATCTCTCCAGCGCCTGGTTCCCGGATTGCGTGAAGATGATCTGGCTCCCGGCGGTGCTGGCGTGCGCGCGCAGGCCATCTCGCAGGATGGCGAATTGGTGCAAGACTTCCGCTTGCTCAAAGGCGTGCGCGCTCTGCACGTCGTCAACGCGCCGAGTCCAGCCGCCACGGCATCCCTCGCCATCGGACGCGAAGTCGCCGCGCGGATCGGGTTGTCTTGA
- the gmd gene encoding GDP-mannose 4,6-dehydratase — MKKALVTGITGQDGSYLADMLLAKGYEVHGIIRRASTFNTARIDHLYQDPHVNGVRLFLHYGDLADSVNLTKLLYDLQPDEVYNLGAQSHVRVSFDIPEYTSDVTGVGTIRILEAIRESGVKPRFYQASSSEMYGKVQEVPQTEKTPFWPRSPYGCAKVFGYWATVNYRESYGLFACNGILFNHESPRRGETFVTRKISRAVAAIKLGLQNELYLGNLDAKRDWGYAPEYVEGMWRMLQADQPDDYVLATNETHTVKEFVQEAFGHVGLDLEKHVKYDARYERPAEVDLLIGDPAKAKRQLGWEPKVRFKELVQIMVDADLEMLEGKGRVHQHQD, encoded by the coding sequence ATGAAAAAGGCGCTCGTCACAGGCATCACAGGGCAGGACGGTTCGTATCTGGCCGACATGCTTCTGGCCAAGGGCTACGAGGTTCACGGGATCATCAGAAGGGCGAGCACGTTCAATACCGCCCGTATCGACCACCTTTATCAAGATCCGCACGTCAACGGTGTCCGGCTCTTTCTCCACTACGGCGACTTGGCCGACTCGGTGAACCTCACCAAGCTTCTCTACGATCTGCAGCCCGACGAAGTCTATAACCTTGGCGCCCAGAGTCATGTGCGGGTCAGTTTCGATATCCCCGAATACACGTCCGATGTCACCGGGGTCGGCACGATCCGGATCCTTGAAGCCATCCGCGAGTCCGGGGTGAAGCCGCGTTTTTACCAAGCCTCGAGCAGCGAAATGTATGGCAAGGTTCAGGAAGTGCCGCAGACCGAGAAAACACCGTTTTGGCCGCGCAGTCCCTACGGTTGCGCCAAAGTATTCGGCTACTGGGCCACGGTGAACTACCGCGAGAGCTACGGGCTCTTCGCCTGCAACGGCATCCTGTTCAACCACGAGAGCCCGCGCCGCGGCGAAACCTTCGTGACCCGGAAAATTTCCCGCGCCGTGGCGGCGATCAAGCTCGGCCTGCAAAACGAACTGTATCTGGGCAATCTCGATGCCAAGCGCGATTGGGGTTACGCCCCGGAATATGTGGAGGGCATGTGGCGGATGCTGCAAGCCGACCAGCCCGATGATTACGTTCTGGCCACCAACGAAACCCATACGGTCAAAGAGTTTGTGCAGGAAGCCTTCGGTCACGTCGGGCTCGATTTGGAGAAACACGTCAAATACGACGCCCGCTACGAGCGGCCGGCCGAAGTGGATCTTCTGATCGGCGACCCTGCCAAAGCCAAGCGCCAGCTCGGGTGGGAACCGAAGGTCCGCTTCAAGGAGCTTGTCCAGATCATGGTGGACGCCGATCTGGAAATGCTTGAAGGAAAGGGCCGGGTCCACCAACATCAAGACTGA
- the hisH gene encoding imidazole glycerol phosphate synthase subunit HisH, with protein sequence MSLVDAGNEAARPRVALIDYGSGNLRSVEKALQHAGAEVVRCADPSSMGECRAIVLPGVGSFGDCVRNLDSRGLTEPLREWLASDRPYLGICLGYQILFERSVESPESKGLGHWRGSVVRFPSGPGLKVPHMGWNSLLWRQPDRLFEGLPDPAHVFFVHSYFPEPEDTSIVTAVCTHGVTFAAAAGRGNVRGVQFHPEKSQATGLRILENFVRGLADAT encoded by the coding sequence ATGTCCTTGGTTGATGCAGGCAACGAGGCTGCCCGGCCACGTGTGGCGCTGATCGATTACGGAAGCGGGAACTTGCGAAGCGTGGAAAAAGCTTTGCAGCACGCCGGCGCCGAGGTGGTTCGCTGCGCCGACCCTTCGTCCATGGGCGAGTGCCGCGCCATCGTTCTTCCCGGCGTCGGATCGTTCGGTGATTGTGTCCGCAATCTCGACAGCAGGGGATTGACAGAACCGCTGCGGGAGTGGCTGGCGTCGGATCGCCCGTATCTTGGAATCTGCCTCGGTTACCAGATTCTTTTCGAGCGCAGCGTCGAATCACCCGAATCGAAAGGCTTGGGCCATTGGCGCGGCTCGGTCGTGCGTTTTCCCTCCGGCCCCGGTCTCAAAGTCCCGCACATGGGCTGGAACAGCCTCCTCTGGCGGCAGCCGGACCGGCTTTTTGAGGGCTTGCCTGATCCGGCGCATGTTTTTTTCGTTCACTCGTATTTTCCCGAACCCGAGGACACTTCAATTGTCACCGCCGTATGCACGCATGGCGTGACGTTCGCCGCGGCAGCCGGTCGTGGCAACGTCCGCGGCGTGCAGTTTCATCCCGAAAAAAGCCAAGCGACCGGCTTGCGTATCCTGGAAAATTTCGTGCGCGGTTTGGCCGATGCGACCTGA
- a CDS encoding 50S ribosomal protein L28, whose translation MSRVCSVTGAKPKRGSTIHRRGMAKKKGGVGRHVTANTPRYFTPNLQEKRIWVPELKRFVKVKLTARALKTINKNGAYATLKKAGVI comes from the coding sequence ATGTCCAGAGTTTGCAGTGTCACAGGAGCCAAACCCAAGCGCGGCTCCACCATCCATCGTCGCGGTATGGCCAAGAAGAAAGGCGGCGTCGGCCGTCACGTCACGGCCAACACGCCTCGCTATTTTACCCCGAACCTCCAGGAGAAGCGTATCTGGGTTCCGGAGTTGAAGCGGTTCGTCAAAGTCAAACTGACCGCCCGCGCCCTCAAAACCATCAACAAGAACGGGGCTTACGCGACTCTCAAGAAGGCCGGCGTCATCTGA
- a CDS encoding ABC transporter ATP-binding protein, which translates to MSKPILQVHDLCIEFVLEDRTIEAVKGATFELAAGETLAIVGESGSGKSVTALALTRLLPVPPALIKRGEILFRGENVMAMDAAQLRKLRGGKIAYIFQEPSTSLNPVYTVRSQIGEAIRLHRPDVTDVDAEIVRWLDAVGIVDAARRMHDYPHQLSGGMQQRVMIAMALACQPDVLVADEPTTALDVTIQAQIMDLLGSLKERFGMSIILITHNFGIVSGFASRVLVMYRGKIVEQGSTAEVLEHPRHPYTRALIDCIPRLGSKQNRLKTIDHAAIGAA; encoded by the coding sequence ATGAGCAAACCCATCCTCCAAGTCCACGACCTGTGCATCGAGTTCGTCCTCGAGGACCGGACCATCGAGGCGGTGAAAGGCGCGACCTTTGAACTGGCCGCGGGTGAAACGCTGGCTATCGTCGGCGAAAGCGGCAGCGGCAAGAGCGTCACCGCGCTGGCCCTCACGCGGCTGCTGCCGGTGCCCCCGGCGCTGATCAAACGCGGCGAAATCCTTTTCCGTGGAGAAAACGTCATGGCGATGGACGCGGCGCAGCTTCGCAAACTCCGCGGCGGGAAAATCGCCTATATTTTCCAGGAGCCGAGCACGTCGTTGAATCCGGTTTACACCGTGCGCAGTCAGATCGGTGAGGCCATCCGCTTGCACCGTCCCGACGTGACCGACGTCGATGCGGAGATTGTCCGCTGGCTCGACGCCGTGGGCATCGTCGATGCGGCGCGGCGCATGCATGACTATCCGCACCAACTCAGCGGCGGCATGCAGCAGCGTGTCATGATCGCAATGGCCTTGGCCTGCCAGCCGGACGTGCTGGTCGCCGACGAACCGACCACCGCACTCGATGTCACGATCCAGGCTCAGATCATGGACTTGCTCGGCTCGCTGAAGGAACGCTTCGGCATGTCGATCATCCTCATCACACACAACTTCGGCATCGTCTCGGGTTTTGCCTCGCGCGTGCTCGTCATGTATCGCGGAAAGATCGTCGAGCAGGGTTCCACCGCGGAGGTTCTGGAGCATCCGCGGCATCCTTACACCCGCGCTTTGATCGATTGCATCCCACGGCTCGGTTCGAAGCAAAATCGTCTCAAGACAATCGACCACGCGGCAATCGGAGCAGCTTGA
- the hisB gene encoding imidazoleglycerol-phosphate dehydratase HisB has product MNRTATVKRKTKETDIELNFVIDGSGRSEISTGIGFFDHMLDLFAKHGLFDLTLKAKGDLNVDAHHTVEDVGLALGQALREALGDKAGLARYGWCLLPMDDALARIALDCGGRPYLAYDAPDEAGPIENFPFQLLEEFLRAFSVQGGLNLHVALLDGRDAHHMAEAVFKGLARALDQATRIDPRVQGVPSTKGTL; this is encoded by the coding sequence ATGAACCGCACCGCCACCGTCAAAAGAAAAACCAAGGAAACCGACATCGAGCTGAATTTTGTCATCGATGGCAGCGGCCGTTCGGAAATTTCCACGGGCATCGGATTCTTCGATCACATGCTCGACCTGTTTGCCAAGCACGGGCTGTTCGATTTGACGCTCAAAGCCAAGGGCGATCTCAACGTCGATGCCCACCACACGGTTGAGGATGTCGGCCTCGCCTTGGGTCAGGCTTTGCGCGAGGCCCTGGGAGACAAAGCCGGGCTGGCCCGCTACGGCTGGTGCCTGTTGCCGATGGATGATGCGCTTGCCCGCATTGCGCTCGATTGCGGCGGCCGGCCTTATCTTGCCTACGATGCACCGGACGAAGCGGGGCCGATCGAAAACTTTCCCTTCCAGTTGCTCGAGGAATTTCTCCGCGCGTTCAGCGTCCAAGGCGGCCTTAATCTGCATGTGGCTCTCCTTGATGGACGCGATGCACATCACATGGCTGAGGCGGTGTTCAAGGGTTTGGCCCGCGCTCTCGACCAGGCCACACGGATCGATCCGCGCGTGCAGGGCGTGCCGAGCACCAAAGGCACCCTTTGA
- a CDS encoding ribonuclease PH: MERSFGRLADGLRPVSFEQGIAPHAAGSVLVSFGNTKVLCAATIDEAVPRWMQIQKVPGGWLTAEYSMLPYATLDRKQRDISRGKLDGRTTEIQRLIGRSLRAVVDLDKLGPRTLWVDCDVLQADGGTRTASITGACVAVELACRKLIAEGKIKETALKERVAAISVGVVGGEVLLDLDYMEDKDATVDMNLVMTQSGEFVEVQGSGEEATFGEEALFEMLRVGRSGIESLLALQEAALSLPAPSKA; the protein is encoded by the coding sequence ATGGAACGTTCTTTCGGACGGCTTGCCGACGGTCTGCGCCCTGTGAGTTTCGAACAGGGCATCGCCCCGCATGCCGCGGGCTCGGTGCTGGTGTCCTTTGGCAACACGAAAGTCCTCTGCGCCGCGACGATCGATGAAGCGGTGCCGCGTTGGATGCAGATCCAGAAAGTGCCCGGAGGCTGGCTCACGGCCGAATATTCGATGCTTCCTTACGCGACATTGGACCGGAAGCAGCGCGACATTTCCCGAGGGAAACTCGACGGAAGGACGACAGAAATCCAGCGGCTGATCGGCCGCTCCCTGCGTGCCGTGGTGGACTTGGACAAGCTCGGGCCGCGGACGTTGTGGGTCGATTGCGATGTTTTGCAAGCGGATGGCGGGACGCGGACTGCGTCCATCACCGGGGCCTGCGTCGCGGTGGAGTTGGCCTGCCGGAAATTGATTGCTGAGGGAAAAATCAAGGAAACGGCCCTCAAGGAGCGCGTGGCGGCAATCAGCGTGGGCGTTGTCGGCGGCGAGGTGCTGCTGGATTTGGACTACATGGAAGACAAGGACGCCACCGTGGATATGAATCTGGTCATGACGCAAAGCGGCGAGTTCGTCGAGGTCCAAGGATCGGGGGAGGAGGCCACTTTCGGTGAAGAGGCCTTGTTTGAAATGCTGCGCGTCGGGCGCTCGGGCATCGAAAGTTTGCTTGCGCTTCAAGAGGCGGCTCTTAGTCTCCCTGCCCCGTCAAAAGCATGA
- a CDS encoding ABC transporter permease: MITTTPEPVEQAAVSPAGRALRRFRANKIGMAAASLVVLLGLVALVFFILDRLGIPWPMDPNATNLERKLLPPNAVNWLGTDNLGRDVLSRLLNGAYISLTVGFIAVFVSLFIGVTVGAVAGYYGKWVDNVIMRAVDAIMCFPTFFLILTAVALLGPSIINIIVVIGLVSWTGTARLVRAEFLTLRETSYVQAARALGQRAPGIIFRHILPNAAAPIVVTAVLGVPEAILAEAGLSFLGFGVQPPQATWGNIIADGKTYILDAWWLILFPGLAILVAALSFYLTGDALRQAVETRSERQ; the protein is encoded by the coding sequence ATGATCACGACGACTCCGGAACCGGTTGAGCAGGCCGCAGTCAGCCCGGCGGGGCGTGCTTTGCGCCGCTTCCGCGCCAACAAGATCGGCATGGCGGCTGCGAGTCTCGTCGTTTTGCTCGGGCTGGTCGCCCTTGTTTTCTTCATTCTCGACCGCCTCGGTATCCCGTGGCCGATGGATCCGAACGCGACAAACCTCGAGCGCAAACTGCTCCCTCCCAATGCGGTGAACTGGCTCGGCACGGACAACCTCGGGCGTGACGTGCTGAGCCGCCTGCTCAACGGTGCCTACATTTCGCTCACCGTCGGTTTCATCGCCGTGTTTGTTTCGCTGTTCATCGGGGTGACGGTCGGTGCGGTGGCGGGGTATTACGGCAAATGGGTGGACAACGTCATCATGCGCGCGGTCGATGCCATCATGTGCTTCCCGACGTTTTTCTTGATCCTCACTGCGGTGGCGCTGCTCGGTCCGAGCATCATCAACATCATTGTGGTCATCGGCTTGGTGAGCTGGACGGGCACCGCGCGTCTGGTGCGGGCGGAATTTCTCACTTTGCGCGAAACATCCTACGTTCAAGCGGCGCGTGCGCTGGGCCAGCGGGCCCCGGGAATCATCTTCCGTCACATCCTTCCCAATGCGGCGGCACCGATTGTTGTCACTGCCGTGCTCGGAGTGCCCGAGGCGATCCTGGCCGAGGCAGGACTGAGTTTTCTTGGTTTCGGTGTCCAACCCCCGCAAGCGACCTGGGGTAACATCATCGCCGACGGAAAGACCTACATTCTCGATGCGTGGTGGCTGATTCTGTTCCCCGGGCTTGCCATTCTCGTCGCGGCATTGTCGTTTTACCTGACCGGCGATGCGCTGCGGCAAGCGGTGGAGACCCGGTCGGAAAGACAATGA
- the hisA gene encoding 1-(5-phosphoribosyl)-5-[(5-phosphoribosylamino)methylideneamino]imidazole-4-carboxamide isomerase: MLLYPAIDLMDGKAVRLKQGRAADKTVYSDDPVSVARDWETRGGDWLHVVDLDAAFEGRQANLDVVRRMASAISVPLQLGGGMRDDVAIRKALDAGAARVVIGTRAAEAPDFVAGAVKKFGGDRIAVGIDAKDGFVAVKGWTEVTGLAAIDFARKMHACGVGAIICTDIATDGMLQGPNFQSVEDMVCAVDCPVIASGGVSSALDLARLARIPRLSGAIIGRALFDGCITGDLRAAMARAAAEAGL, encoded by the coding sequence ATGCTGCTTTATCCCGCGATCGATCTGATGGATGGCAAAGCGGTCCGCCTCAAGCAGGGACGTGCCGCGGACAAGACCGTTTATTCCGACGACCCTGTGTCCGTGGCGCGCGACTGGGAGACCCGCGGGGGAGACTGGCTCCATGTTGTCGATCTCGACGCCGCATTCGAGGGGCGACAGGCCAATCTCGACGTCGTCCGGCGCATGGCATCGGCAATAAGTGTTCCCCTCCAACTGGGTGGAGGCATGAGGGATGACGTTGCGATAAGAAAAGCACTCGACGCCGGTGCGGCACGGGTCGTGATCGGGACGCGTGCGGCGGAGGCGCCGGATTTTGTCGCGGGTGCGGTCAAGAAGTTCGGCGGCGATAGAATCGCGGTGGGTATCGACGCGAAAGACGGCTTTGTTGCGGTCAAGGGCTGGACCGAGGTGACCGGTCTGGCGGCCATCGATTTTGCGCGGAAGATGCACGCCTGCGGCGTCGGCGCGATCATCTGCACGGACATCGCCACGGACGGCATGTTGCAGGGACCGAATTTTCAATCGGTCGAAGACATGGTTTGCGCGGTCGATTGCCCCGTCATTGCCAGCGGCGGCGTGTCGTCCGCCCTCGATCTGGCTCGCTTGGCGCGCATCCCGCGCCTTTCTGGGGCCATCATCGGTCGGGCACTGTTTGACGGCTGCATTACCGGCGACTTGCGGGCAGCTATGGCGCGCGCAGCTGCCGAGGCCGGCCTGTAG
- a CDS encoding prephenate dehydrogenase/arogenate dehydrogenase family protein, with protein MSAHPSSVAVLGPGLMGASLLMALRRRMPGTRLAAWARRDDALKELKDRGLADVVSIDPAKVVESSEIVVFCVPVETMTSLAESVAGVVGPATLVTDVGSVKGQVVRELEEVFAVHRNFVGSHPMCGSEEAGLAAAREDLYEGAVCAVTPSEKSRPDRVAAASDFWSALGARVITLSPEQHDRAAAMVSHVPHVAASALVETVFASEPVCRTMCAGGFRDTTRVASGAPDLWTGILSSNRAEVARGISCLIDSLQSIRIALENNDMTRVSDFLRSAAEHRAQIVGQRAT; from the coding sequence ATGAGCGCCCATCCTTCATCCGTCGCCGTATTGGGCCCGGGGCTGATGGGTGCTTCGTTGCTCATGGCTTTGCGCCGCAGGATGCCCGGCACCAGGCTTGCCGCATGGGCCCGACGCGACGATGCGCTCAAAGAACTGAAAGATCGCGGATTGGCTGACGTCGTTTCAATCGATCCTGCAAAGGTGGTCGAAAGTTCCGAGATAGTTGTCTTTTGTGTCCCCGTGGAAACCATGACCAGCCTGGCCGAGTCCGTCGCTGGGGTCGTCGGCCCCGCAACACTCGTCACCGATGTCGGCAGCGTGAAGGGCCAAGTCGTGCGGGAGCTGGAGGAAGTTTTTGCGGTCCATCGGAATTTTGTCGGCAGCCATCCGATGTGCGGATCGGAAGAGGCCGGTCTCGCGGCGGCGCGGGAAGATCTTTACGAAGGAGCAGTCTGTGCGGTGACGCCGAGTGAGAAATCCCGGCCTGATCGGGTTGCCGCCGCCTCGGATTTTTGGAGCGCCCTCGGCGCTCGTGTTATCACGCTGTCCCCTGAACAGCATGACCGAGCCGCCGCCATGGTCAGCCATGTTCCGCATGTTGCAGCATCGGCACTGGTCGAAACGGTCTTTGCCAGCGAGCCCGTGTGCCGGACGATGTGTGCCGGAGGATTCCGTGACACAACGCGTGTGGCCTCCGGGGCGCCGGATCTTTGGACCGGGATCCTTTCCTCGAACCGGGCTGAGGTGGCCCGGGGAATCAGCTGCCTGATCGACTCTCTGCAAAGCATCAGGATCGCCTTGGAGAATAACGACATGACCCGCGTCTCGGATTTCCTTCGCTCGGCCGCCGAGCATCGGGCCCAAATTGTCGGGCAAAGGGCGACATGA